A genomic segment from Streptosporangium roseum DSM 43021 encodes:
- a CDS encoding carboxymuconolactone decarboxylase family protein, with protein sequence MPHITLNTDEPGIRGLLRFRPETAGPLNDLAEVLLRGESTLSRGERELIATYVSGLNECRFCTSSHAAFAAAQLSEGMALVEQVRADPDGAPVSAKLKALLGIAAAVQQGGRQVGDHHIAAARAEGATDVEIHDTVLIAAAFCMFNRYVDGLATFAPEDPADYATAADRVIAYGYTTTSPVAEPRG encoded by the coding sequence ATGCCACACATCACGTTGAACACCGACGAGCCGGGGATCCGCGGACTGCTGAGGTTCCGCCCGGAGACGGCCGGCCCGCTGAACGATCTGGCCGAGGTGCTGCTCCGCGGGGAGAGCACCCTGTCGCGCGGGGAGCGCGAACTGATCGCGACGTACGTGTCGGGACTGAACGAGTGCCGGTTCTGCACCTCCTCACATGCGGCCTTCGCCGCCGCGCAGCTGTCGGAGGGAATGGCGCTGGTGGAGCAGGTGCGCGCCGATCCGGACGGCGCGCCCGTCTCGGCCAAACTGAAGGCCCTGCTGGGCATCGCGGCCGCGGTCCAGCAGGGCGGCCGGCAGGTCGGCGACCATCACATCGCCGCGGCCCGGGCGGAGGGCGCGACGGACGTGGAGATCCATGACACGGTGCTGATCGCGGCGGCGTTCTGCATGTTCAACCGCTACGTCGACGGCCTGGCCACGTTCGCGCCCGAGGACCCGGCGGACTACGCGACGGCGGCCGACCGGGTCATCGCGTACGGCTACACGACCACCTCGCCCGTCGCGGAGCCCCGGGGCTGA